A section of the Candidatus Methylomirabilota bacterium genome encodes:
- the thrC gene encoding threonine synthase, which produces MTAWRGVIERYREFLPVTDKTPVVTLLEGNTPLVPAPRLAEATDPRLQIYLKCEGFNPTGSFKDRGMTMAMSKALEAGSRAVICASTGNTSASAAAFAARAGIKAFVMVPKGAIALGKLSQAAIHGAKVLMVDGNFDQALSIVRQISEQHPVTLVNSVNPFRLEGQKTAAFEVVDQLGRAPDYHLIPVGNAGNITAYWRGYREYHRAGRARELPRMVGFQAAGAAPIYENRVIEEPRTVATAIKIGNPANWGPALEALKDSRGWIDIVTDEEILQAYRLLAREEGIFMEPASAATVAGLIKNVKGGRFESGSTLVLTLTGHGLKDPDTALESASRPTTVPPKIDAVLAQLGL; this is translated from the coding sequence ATGACGGCGTGGCGGGGAGTGATCGAACGGTATCGCGAGTTCCTGCCCGTCACCGACAAGACGCCGGTGGTGACGCTGCTGGAAGGCAACACGCCGCTGGTGCCCGCGCCCCGCCTGGCCGAGGCGACGGATCCCCGGCTGCAGATCTATCTCAAGTGCGAGGGGTTCAACCCCACCGGCTCCTTCAAGGACCGCGGCATGACGATGGCGATGTCCAAGGCGCTGGAGGCGGGCTCGCGCGCCGTCATCTGCGCGTCCACGGGCAACACCTCGGCGTCGGCCGCCGCCTTCGCCGCGCGGGCGGGAATCAAGGCCTTCGTCATGGTGCCCAAGGGCGCCATCGCGCTCGGCAAGCTCTCGCAGGCGGCGATTCACGGCGCCAAGGTCCTGATGGTGGACGGCAACTTCGACCAGGCCCTGTCGATCGTCCGCCAGATCTCGGAGCAGCACCCCGTCACCCTCGTCAACTCGGTGAACCCGTTCCGGCTCGAGGGCCAGAAGACCGCCGCCTTCGAGGTGGTCGATCAGCTCGGCCGCGCCCCGGACTACCACCTCATCCCCGTGGGCAACGCCGGCAACATCACCGCCTACTGGCGGGGCTACCGCGAGTACCACCGCGCCGGCCGCGCCCGAGAGCTGCCGCGCATGGTCGGCTTTCAGGCGGCGGGCGCGGCGCCGATCTACGAGAATCGCGTCATCGAGGAGCCGCGGACGGTCGCCACGGCCATCAAGATCGGCAACCCGGCGAACTGGGGGCCGGCGCTGGAGGCGCTCAAGGACTCACGAGGTTGGATCGACATCGTGACCGACGAGGAGATTCTCCAGGCCTATCGCCTGCTCGCCCGCGAGGAAGGGATCTTCATGGAGCCGGCCTCGGCGGCGACCGTCGCCGGCCTCATCAAGAACGTGAAGGGCGGGCGCTTCGAGTCCGGCTCCACGCTCGTCCTGACCTTGACCGGCCACGGGTTGAAAGATCCGGACACGGCGCTGGAGTCGGCATCCCGCCCCACCACGGTTCCTCCGAAGATCGACGCCGTCCTGGCGCAACTCGGCCTCTGA
- a CDS encoding homoserine dehydrogenase, translated as MSEVRIGLLGLGTVGAGVVKLLESQRALLEERAGCRLTLAAVADLDLTRPREGLDLARLPLTADANRVLGDPGVPVVIELIGGLEPARSFILRALGAGQHVVTANKALLAHHGAELYDEARRHQVTLGFEAAVAGGIPLIRAVKEGLVANRILSVFGIVNGTSNYILSKMTDEGPDFSVVLKEAQAHGYAEADPTLDIEGMDSAHKLQILVSLAFRTFVELKDIHTEGITRVTQQDIAYARELGYRVKLLAIAKVADGGVEVRVHPTMIPAAAPLAAVSGVFNAIFLTGDAVGDLMFYGRGAGQLPTASAVWSDVVEIARRIAHGIPSLALELPSVGPAALPLRPMDSIRSCYYLRVMAQDRPGVLSRVAGILGEHNISIASVIQKGRATGEAVPVVMMSHEAQERDMRMALAAIDRLRVVAAPTTMIRVEGGPA; from the coding sequence GTGAGCGAAGTCCGCATCGGTCTGCTGGGCCTCGGCACTGTCGGCGCGGGCGTCGTCAAGCTGCTCGAATCCCAGCGCGCCCTCCTGGAGGAGCGCGCGGGCTGCCGGCTCACGCTGGCCGCCGTCGCCGACCTGGACCTCACCCGGCCGCGCGAAGGCCTCGATCTGGCCCGGCTCCCCCTCACCGCCGACGCCAACCGCGTGCTGGGCGATCCCGGCGTGCCCGTCGTCATCGAGCTGATCGGCGGCCTGGAGCCGGCGCGCTCGTTCATCCTCCGGGCCCTCGGCGCCGGCCAGCACGTGGTGACGGCGAACAAGGCCCTGCTGGCGCACCACGGCGCCGAGCTGTACGACGAGGCCCGGCGCCACCAGGTGACGCTGGGATTCGAGGCGGCCGTCGCCGGCGGCATCCCGCTCATCCGCGCGGTGAAGGAAGGGCTGGTCGCCAACCGCATCCTGTCGGTCTTCGGCATCGTCAACGGCACGTCGAACTACATCCTGTCGAAGATGACCGACGAAGGGCCCGACTTCTCGGTCGTCCTGAAGGAAGCGCAGGCCCACGGCTACGCGGAGGCCGACCCCACACTCGATATCGAGGGCATGGACTCGGCGCACAAGCTCCAGATCCTGGTCAGTCTCGCCTTCCGCACGTTCGTGGAGCTCAAGGACATCCACACCGAGGGCATCACGCGCGTCACCCAGCAGGACATCGCCTACGCCCGCGAGCTCGGCTACCGCGTGAAGCTGCTGGCGATCGCCAAGGTGGCCGACGGCGGCGTCGAGGTCCGGGTGCATCCCACGATGATCCCGGCGGCGGCGCCGCTGGCCGCGGTGTCGGGCGTCTTCAACGCCATCTTCCTCACCGGCGACGCCGTCGGCGACCTCATGTTCTACGGACGCGGCGCCGGCCAGCTGCCCACCGCCTCCGCCGTATGGTCGGACGTCGTCGAGATCGCGCGGCGCATCGCCCACGGCATTCCCTCGCTGGCGCTGGAGCTGCCCTCGGTGGGGCCGGCGGCGCTCCCCCTCCGCCCGATGGACTCGATCCGCTCCTGCTACTACCTGCGCGTGATGGCGCAGGACCGCCCGGGCGTGCTCTCGCGCGTGGCCGGCATCCTGGGTGAGCACAACATCTCCATCGCATCGGTCATCCAGAAGGGGCGCGCCACGGGCGAGGCCGTGCCGGTGGTGATGATGAGCCACGAGGCGCAGGAGCGGGACATGCGGATGGCCCTGGCCGCCATCGACCGCCTGCGCGTCGTGGCCGCCCCCACCACGATGATCCGCGTGGAGGGAGGCCCCGCATGA